The genomic stretch AAGCTGGAGTAGGGGCACCCCTGTCATTCCGAGCCGCTGCGGCGAGGAATCCCTATCGGGCCAAAGATGTATGGGCTCAGCAGGGATTCCTCACCGCAACTTCAGCGGTTCGGAATGACAGCAAAAATCGCGTAAAATGCACCCATGAGTTTCCGTAGCGACGCAGCTTCAGCCTTACAGAAAAAATCGAAGAACACTCCTCCCGAAGAGACGGGTATGGAGGCCTCCTATCTGAAGGCGCTCGGGGAGAAGCAGACCCCAGTCACCGTCAAGCTAATGGGCGGAGAGTCTGTGCGCGGCTGGATCGAGTATTACGATGCCAACATGATTCGGCTGACTCGGGAGCATTCCCCGAATCTATTCATCTATAAGCACGAGATCGTCTACATCGCTGAGGACACCGGACGCCGAGGGCGTCTGTGAGCGTTCGACATCCCGACTACATCTCCACGGCCTCAGACATTGCGCGACGCGCGGGCGCTTTGCTGCTGGAGTATTCCGCACGAGGCGTGAAGACGGAGTACAAGGGCTCGGGCACCGTCGACGTTGTCACCGAAGCGGACCGCGCCTCCGAGAAGCTGATCGTCGAGAGCCTTCGTGCAGCGTTTCCCAATCACGGAATCGTCGGTGAAGAAGGATCGCGCTCGCAAAGCGCAGGCGAGTATATCTGGTATGTCGATCCGCTCGACGGGACAACCAACTTCGCGCACGGATTTCCGGTCTTCTGCGTTTCCCTGGGACTGGCGCAGCATAACGAAGTAATTGCGGGAGTAGTCTTCGATCCCACGCGCAACGAACTTTTCGCAGCCGAGCGTGGCAGCGGTGCGACATTAAATGGCAAGAAGATTCGCGTGTCTGAGGTTGCGGCACTCGGCGAAAGCCTGCTCGGCACCGGGTTCCCCAGCAAGAAACGGCACCTCAATCCGAACATTTACTTCTATCACCAGCTCACCATGAAGACGCATGGCATCCGCCGCGCGGGCTCGGCTGCGCTCGATCTTTCGTGTGTTGCTTCGGGACGCTACGATGGATATTGGGAGTTCAACCTGAATCCATGGGACACTTCAGCCGGTGTGTTACTCGTTGAAGAGGCGGGCGGCAGGCTCACACACGTGGATGGAAGCAAATTCGACGTCGCCGCCAGCCGCGATGTGCTCGCGACCAACGGCCTCATCCATCAAGAGCTCAAAAGCGAGATGCACGCGGTGATGCAGGGCCGCGGCCTCGAGCCATTGCCGAATTTGATAGAGTTCGCGAAAAGCCGAGCTTAGCATCGTGCGTATTCATGCTCTGTCTTGTTAAGAATGGCTAATCCACCTCGGAACCCGTCCCGTATTGAGACTCGATTGTTAACGCGCGATGACAAAGCCGTTGCGCTTATGGCACCTATCAAAAGTTCCAATTTGCATTTCGGAGTTCATTTCCATAGTCTCTGAGCAGTGAGTGACCCTGAAGTACACTCACCTCCATCCAAGCTGATCTCTAGATCGTGACGTCGCGCAGGCGGTTCTAATGCGGGACGTTCTACAGCGCCGCTTCTGGTTAGCAGTTGCCTGTTCTCCTCGCTGAGTAGTTACGCGTAGCGAACCAGAAAGCGGACGAATGCGTGCACGCGTCGTGCGAACCGGAACACCTGAGTTCTCGCGGCACTGTCACCTAACGTCGATTGGAGATTGGACAATGAAACTCGTAAGGCACATCGCTTATTTCTTTTTGCTTCTTGCAACCACGTCCCTGGTAGCGTCGGCACAGGAGCCAAACGGCAAGTTCACCGTTAAGCATGACACGCGGTGGGGCACCGCTATCCTGCCGGCGGGAAGCTATTCCGTTTCGGTCCGTAGCGGACCGGTACCGTATGTGCTCGTCACTTCCGATGATCGCAACGCCGTTTCCATCATGGCCGTCGCCCAGTACGTCGAGACGGCGCAATGTAAGAGCAGTTCGCTGGAGTTGGAGCAAACTGACGGGAACTGGAACGTGCGCTCTCTTTGCTTCGAGTCGGCGCTAGCGGTGTACTTCGGGCCGTCGCAGAAGGCGCGTCAGACCAACATAGCTGCAGTTCCGCAGGTGGCCACGCTGGCTGGATCGAACTAGCGTGTAGTCACTGCACAGATTGGTAGAGACGCAGCATGCTGCGTCTCTACGGTGCAATATTTTTCAGAAATGTTTCGATAACACCGATAGGGAAAATTCATAAGCCCATGCTTCATACGCCGATAGAATTCAGTATGGATCAGTTAAACCTTAATCCCGCTCTTGATTTTCTTCATGATCTCGGCACTCGTATCGCCGCGGCAGATCCATTGCACGAGGTGCTGGACGAGATCGTCGAGTTTGTTGCCGACCTGGTAAGTTGCGACTCCTGTTTCATTTTCGTTCTTGAGGGTGAAGACCTCGTGCTTCGCGCCTCGAAGAACCCTCATCCGGAAGTTCTCGACCGGCTCAAGATGCAAATCGGTCAGGGCATCGCCGGATGGGTCGCGGAGCATCGCGAACCCGTGGTCATTCCCGAAAGGGCTTCGCATGATTCCAGATTCAAGACTTTGACTGAACTTCCCGAAGACAGCTACGAGGCGATCCTCTCCGTGCCGATCGTCTCGCGTGGCCGTGTGGTCAGCGTGATGAATGTGCAAAATCGCGATCCTCGCGTTTTCACGCCCCGCGAAGTGAAGGCGGTTTCGACGATCGGTCACCTGGTTGGCGCAGCCATCGAAATGGCGCGGCTGGAGAACGAAGTTACACAACTCTCCGACAAGCTCGCCACGCGCAAGGTGGTAGAGCGCGCGAAAGGCGTGATGCAGCGCGAACTGTCAATCACTGAAGAAGAAGCCTACGCCATCATTCAGAAGCAGGCGCGGCAACGCCGGAAGTCGATGAAAGAAATCAGCGAAGCCATCCTGCTGGCTGACGAGTTGAAGAAGGGACCCTCCCGCCCTGTCTCCTGAGTCCCCATCGAAAGTGCGCTTGCACGGGAGTCGCTTGCTACACGCACGGGCAGCGGCTCCTTTTTTTGTTCAGAAGAGCCTATTCACCACGGAGGCACGGAGAAAGGCAAGAACGTGTTAAACACTTAAGGATATAGAGGACAACGAGTTTTTTGGACTTGCCGCCGTCCAATTCGCCCTCTTTCGATACATCTGGCCATCATCTCAGTGACCTGCGTGTCGTCCCTTGTTAAGTCTTGCCTTTCTCCGTGACTCCGTGTCTCCGTGGTGAAAGGGTTCTGAGCTAGAATTTAGGTGTGCCCAACCCCCTTCTCGAACGCGAAGTCCACAAGCGTCCGGCCTCGGTGAAGCTCACCGGCCGCATTCTTTTCCTTACGGAAGATCCGGAGCTGATCCGGCGGCAACTGGCGGGAGAGGACCTGCCTTGGGACACGAAAAATCCTGCGAATAATCCCAAGCTGCGCGACGACATCTCGACGGACGAAATCACTCCGGCGCATATCTGTTTCTTCTTCGATGAGACTCTGGGCGAGTTTCCGTATACAGGCTTGAAGTGCGGTAACGAGCTGCCGATCAAGCGCACGGATGTGAAGAAGGGCGGATTTGTCGCGGCGATCAGCGGCAAGCGTCGAGGCAAGGGATCGAGTCGCGAGCAGTCGCCCTATGCCGAGCTTTCGGCCGGCATCAAGCTGGTGATTGCCGAGAACATCGAGCGAATTTACAAGCAGAATTGCCAGAATCTGGGCGTGCTCACGTCTACCGATTTCAATCTCATCGATCATATTCGCCGGGGCGAAGAGATTCCGCTCGAGGTCTTCACGCGGGGCGAAGACGAGATTACACGCCAGGTAATCGAATACGGCGGACTCTTCCCTTTCAACGT from Terriglobales bacterium encodes the following:
- a CDS encoding RNA chaperone Hfq; translated protein: MSFRSDAASALQKKSKNTPPEETGMEASYLKALGEKQTPVTVKLMGGESVRGWIEYYDANMIRLTREHSPNLFIYKHEIVYIAEDTGRRGRL
- a CDS encoding inositol monophosphatase family protein, which produces MSVRHPDYISTASDIARRAGALLLEYSARGVKTEYKGSGTVDVVTEADRASEKLIVESLRAAFPNHGIVGEEGSRSQSAGEYIWYVDPLDGTTNFAHGFPVFCVSLGLAQHNEVIAGVVFDPTRNELFAAERGSGATLNGKKIRVSEVAALGESLLGTGFPSKKRHLNPNIYFYHQLTMKTHGIRRAGSAALDLSCVASGRYDGYWEFNLNPWDTSAGVLLVEEAGGRLTHVDGSKFDVAASRDVLATNGLIHQELKSEMHAVMQGRGLEPLPNLIEFAKSRA
- a CDS encoding GAF domain-containing protein — protein: MDQLNLNPALDFLHDLGTRIAAADPLHEVLDEIVEFVADLVSCDSCFIFVLEGEDLVLRASKNPHPEVLDRLKMQIGQGIAGWVAEHREPVVIPERASHDSRFKTLTELPEDSYEAILSVPIVSRGRVVSVMNVQNRDPRVFTPREVKAVSTIGHLVGAAIEMARLENEVTQLSDKLATRKVVERAKGVMQRELSITEEEAYAIIQKQARQRRKSMKEISEAILLADELKKGPSRPVS